CGTCGCACTCGTGCTCGCCGTGCTCGCTGGGATGGCGATTCCCGTCAATCTGGCAGTTGTCGAGTCCGCGAGCGACGGGACGGCTCCTGGTGCAATCGAGGTCGACGACTACGTCATCGAGTACGACGAGAACGCGTCGAACCAGCTCGTCTCGGGGATCGGACTCGACGTGGCGATCGACGACGCGGGGCTTGCGGGCAGCGGCGTCATCGTCTCGAACGAACGCCACAGTATCTGGCTGGAGGCGGTGACGAAAGAGCAACTCGAGGCGACTGGGTACGAGACGGTAATCGTGGGTGAACCCGGCTGGCGAGAGACGGTCCACGTCGAGCGAACGGGCTGGGAGCCGGTCGGCGGCGAAAGTGTCTATCAGGTCTGGCTGTGGCTCGACGGTGACGAGGAGAACCGCCAGTTAGCCCACGAGTCCGAGGAGTCGATCGCGGAGGCGATTATCAACGACCGGACGGTAACGCTTGGGTCCGATGACGGTGAGTTCGTCCTCGAAGTCGAAGAGATCGAGACAGAGACGACGAGCACGACGGCCGTGCCAGACGAGAACGGGTCGGTCGAAGCCGGTGGTGTGGTCTTCGAGCGAACGGAGGACACGCTCGTAGCCTCGTCGGACGGAACCGAGGTCGTGATCGCGACGATGGAAGACCACGAGTACTGACCGACTGGAAGCCACGTTTCGGTCACGGAATCGAGTGCAACCTGCACTCGTGTTCCGGACTCGCTGAGACTCTGTTTTGTTGAACACTCGGTGCAGCGGAACACTCGCCCGTACGTTGACGTTTCACGCTGTTGCGAGCGCCTACACTGTTCGTTTGCGAGCGGTAACTGGCACAACGAGGCCGAATACGGCGATAGGTGAGTGGTATCGATCGGGGACGGGATGGCAGGGAACCTGACGAATCCGCCACACCGTTAACCGCCACGTGGCGGCTGGAAGCCGGACAGAAACAATGGCCGGGTGAGCCGTCTTCTCGACCGAGTTGAGCGCTGCACAGATGATTCATCGCGTACTGGGAACCCTGGCGTCGTCGGCGTCACAGGCTGCGGACGACCACCGGACACCGCCCGCTGTCCGACTCGCAGACGTCACACACGAGTACGGGACGGGCGGGAGCCGGTTTCGATCGGGTGACCGGCGAACCGTCACCGCGCTCCGGAACGTCTCGGTCGACATCCAGCCCGGCGAAATCGTCGGCCTCGAGGGACCGAGCGGCAGCGGCAAGTCGACGATTCTCCACCTCGTCGCCGGGCTGCTCGTGCCGACCAGCGGCAGCGTCGAACTCCACGGCACGGAGCTCTCTGCGCTCTCGAACCGAAAGCGAACGCGCGTCCGCCGCCAGCACGTCGGGATCGTCTTCCAGCACTTTCACCTGCTTCCCTCGCTCTCCGCGCGAGCGAACGTCGCACTGCCGCTCGTCCAGACCGGCGTCTCGAAACGCAAGCGCCGACGACGCGCCACGGAACTGCTAGAGCGAGTCGGTCTCGGCGACCGAACGACACACCTCCCCAGCGAACTCAGCGGCGGCGAGTGCCAGCGCGTCGCCATCGCCCGCTCGCTCGCGACCGACCCCGACGTCGTCATCGCCGACGAACCCACCGGCGAACTCGACACCGCGACCGGCGAGACCGTACTCGAGTTACTGACCGATATTGGGCGCGAGCGGGCGGTCGTCCTCGCCTCGCACGACGAGGCGACGCTCGCGGTTGCAGATCGTGTGCTCACGCTGCGGGACGGACGGGTGGTTTCGGATGGCGGATAGTCGTGGGCCCTCGGATGAGCGGCGTAAAAACGGTGAGCACGGGGACGAAGACGAGGGGGACCCAGTAACCGAAGCGTTCGACGCGCGCGAGACAAGCCGAACGCGCTGGGTCGGCCTCCTCAGGCTCTCGATCGCCAGACTGTGGCGACGAGCGACGAAAACGACCTCGGGGCGAATCATCGCGACGATCGCCGCCGTCGCGATGACCGTCGCGTTGCTCGTGCTCGTAACCGGCATCGCGCTCGCGCTCGCCGACGGCGGCACGACGAGCGAAAACGATGCCACCGCCCAGATCGTACCCGAGTCGGCGGACCTCCTCGCCTCCGTCAACGGCGTCGAAGGGGCCCGACTCGGTGAGACGAACGAACGCGCGGCGACCATCCGCGACGAACCTGGCGTCGACCACTCGAGTCCGGTTCTCATCGAACCGGTCCGACTCGAGCACGACGGCGGCGAGGACAGCCCCCAGACCGTCCTCCTCGTCGGCGTTGTCCCAGACGACGAGTCCCGAACCGTCGCCGGCCTCTCGACTGCGGCACTCGAGTCGGGTGACCCACACTACGCGGACGGCTCCTACACCGGGCCACAACGCGGCGAGGTCGTCCTCTCGAGTGCCGCGGCCGACCGCCTCGATGCAACCCAGGACGACGACCTCGCCGTCTCGAGTTCGCAGTTCGAGGCGATGGACGTCGAGAGTCCGGCGATAACGGTCACGGCTGTCGAGGAATCCGACGGCGAGAGTGGTGACGAGGACACCCCGGTCGCGCTCGTCCACCTGAGCGAACTCCAGACGTTCGCGGGTGCGAGTGAGGGCGAACTCGCAGACCAGGTTCTCGTCTGGGGCGAGGACGACGCTGCGACGGCCGCCGCGAACGGGGCCTATCCCGACGAAACCGTCGACGCGCCCGACACCACCCATCCGTCGCTCCTGTTCGACGACGGACTGGCGTTCGTCACCAGCGCCCTCGCGCTGCTCGTCGGCGTCACCATCTGCGCCGCCTTCGTCGCGACGACCGCCGGCATGACCGTCAACGAAGACCGGCGTATGCTCGCCGTACTCGAGTCCGTCGGCTTCCCGACCCATAGTCGCCTCGCGGTCGTTGCGATTTCGACGCAGGTGTTGACGCTGTGCGGGGCGGTGCTTGGCGGCGTGCTCGGGATTCTGGCGATCCACGGAGTCAACGGCGTCGCGAGTGCGGGCGGCGCGCCGGGTGCTGTTGCGCAGGCGCATCCGCTGTTCGTCCCCTACGCCGTCGTCATCGCGTTCGTCGCCGGACTGGTCGCGATCCCGTACCCACTCGTCGTCGCGGCCCGGACGTCGGTGCTCGCGGAGGTGAGTCGCTGATGGGGCTGTTCTCGCCGTTCGTCCGAACGCGGGCCGTCATCGGTATCGCGCTTGCACAGCTGCGGCGGTCACCTGGGAGAACCGTCCTCGCCGTTCTTGCGGTCACCCTCTCGGTGCTCGCGATTACCCTGCTTGCGAGTCTCGGCGTCGGCGTCGTCGAGGTCGGCGAAACCGGCCTGGACAACGCCGACCGGGACATCTGGGTCTCCAGCGATCCAGTCGATCCGTCCGCGGACGGGGCCGAGAATCCGATCCCCGACGCACACGGTACGTCGGCCGCGCTCACTGAACGCGACGACATCAGTTCGGCCGCGCCGCTTGCGATGCACCAGGTGTACGTCGGGACAGAGCCGGACCAACTCGAGCGCACCACCGCTGTCGGCGTCCAGGAGACACACGACGGCTTCGACTTCGAGGCTGGCTCAGGGTTCGATCGCGCCGAACTGCCGGACGAAGGCGAACGACCGACAGATCCCCAGACTGCCGAAATCGTCCTCGATCCGCAGGTTGCAGACGACGCCGGCGCAGACGTTGGCGACACGGTCTACGTCGGGACGAGTCGCCAGACCGCGCCGGAGTACGAGTTCACCGTGGTCGGCATCGCGTCCTACTACTCGCAGTTCCTCGGGACGCCCGCGGCGACGGTGCCGCTGCCGGACCTGCAGATCGTTGCCGGAACGACTGGAACGGACCGCGCGACGTTCATCACCGCCGACGTAGCGGACGGGGCCGATCAGGAAGCCGTCCGCGATGACCTGGCGACCGAGTACCCCGAGTACGACGTGCGAACCAGCGACGAACAGATCGAAGCGATGGTCGCCGAACAGCCGCTCGTCCTCGCAAGCGGGATGACGCTGGTCGGCCTGGCCGTCGTCGGCGGCTCGGTGCTCACCATCAACCTGTTCGCGCTCATGGTCACCCAGCAGCGTCGCGAACTCGCCGCGCTTCGGGCCATCGGACTCTCTCGCGGACTGCTCTCGGGGATGATCGCCGTCCAGGGACTCGTCATCGGACTGCTCGGCGGCATCGTCGGCGTCGCGGCGACGCCGCTGCTCGCGGACGGACTGAACCGCGTCGCGCTCTCACTCGTCGGCTTCGAAAATCTACTTCGAACGCCCGTCGAGGTCTACGTCGCCGGCTTCGCGCTCGCGCTCAGCGTCGGCACCGTCGTCGCCGGCATCACCGGCTGGCGCGTCGGGCGCACGCTGAAGCTCGAACATCTCGAACAATAGCACCTCGAACAAGAACACCTCGAACAGTAAGTACCGTCCAGCCAGCGCGGTAGAGACCGCCTACTCCCACTCGACCCGAAAGACCTCCGCCGCGAGCTCCTCGCTTTCTGCGGTATGGAACTCGAAGCGGCGTTCGATCGGGAATGCTGCCCGAAACGCGTGGGTTACCGTCCCACCCTCGTCGGCCGCGTAGGATTCGACGAACTCCTGGCTCCCTTCGTTGTGAATCGTGTAGGAAACGGACGCGAGCGAGCGAGCCGTCTCGAGAAACTCCCGATCTGCGTGGCGATTACCGCGCTGTGCGCCGAACGGCGGGTTCGAGAGCACGGTTGCGGATTGTGAGGAGCGAGCTGATGAGAACGAGAACGGAAGCGGCTGTCGCGAGACGTCAGCTCGAATCCAGTCCGTCTGTGAGGCCACCCCGACACGCGCCGCGTTCTCCCGGGCGAGCGCGAGTGCGTCGGAATCGAGGTCAACGCCGAGAACCTGCCCGGCACCGGCGAGTGCCGCGGCAGTTGCCAGCATCCCGGTTCCGGTACCGAGATCCACCACCGGCCGCTCGAGATCATCCTGCAACCCAGCCAGATGCGCAATATGGGCCGCAATCTCCGGCGGCGTGAGATACTGCTCTAACGATGGCGACGGCGATTCAAAATCAGCGATCGACTCGAGTTCGCGCGCGAGCGTCCGCCGGGAACGACCTGCCATGCGGACAGCTCAGTCGTCGAGCGTGAAGGAACCCTCGGACCCGTTCTGGTTCTGGTGGTCGAGGTCAAAGACGAGGCCCTCGCGCTCGGCGCGTTCAGCACAGGCTGCGAGAGCGGGACGGACTTTTTCCGGGTTCGCAACGCCGTCGATGGCGACTGTGACGGTTCCCGCCCCGAGGAACGACGCGGCGCGGACGTAGTCGCGAACACGGTTGATTTCGTCCTGGGTCGCGAGCGAGCAGTCCTCGTCGAAGCGGGCCTCGACTATCAATTCGACGGGCGAAACCCCTTCGGCAGCGAACTCGCGCTTGAGATCACGGAGGTGGCCGGGCGCGGTGGACTCGAGTGCATCGGCGTCGACGGAGACGGGGGTAACGTCGGCTGGTCGACAACAATCAATCGTGGACGGCTGGTCGGCGGACGACGTGGTGCTCATACAACCACATACATGAGTCGCATACAAAAACCTTCGTAAATGCTCAGTGGTAATATTGTGTGGCAGTAGGTCACGATTTCTGCGTCTCAGTCGGAGTGGGCGCTTCGTGATGAAAATCAGGAAAGTTCGAATAGAGTTAAGGAGTGGCCGTGAGAGTAATACGTATGGAGTGTCCACGGTGTCAGGGCTCGCTCGAAGAACTCTCGCTGGGGGAGGTGTCGACCGTCTCGTGTCCTCACTGTGCGTACGCGGATATCCCGGTCGAACACGAGCGACCACCCGAGGAACGCGAATCCTGGCGCGACGCGTTCAATCGATTTTACGACGGCTAAGCAGTACTGGCAGCGTCGGACTCGAGTGACAGCGCTCATCGCCAGCAGCTGCGCTGGAGCAGTGACGAACACGACCGTACACGGACACGTCCGTACACAGTGACTGGCGCTCAGGTACGTGTACGAAAAATCGAGTGATCGAAACCGAAACCAACAGTCGACAGTCGACAGTCGACGTTCGGCGTTCGGCGTTCGGAGACTAGAACCCGAAACTCGAATCGACGGCTAGCTTACTCGCTTGCGGCTGCGGCTTCTGCTTCCTCGTCGTCGTGGTCGATGTCTTCGTCCGAGCGGGCTGCGACGAGGCCACCACGGGCCACGCTGTACAGCGGCTCGTTTGCGTGCGTCACGTCGCTGATCGAGAACGGGATGCTCGCGTCCTCGAGGTGGTCACGGAACAGCGCCTCGAAGCCGCTTGGGCTCGAGGTGCCGCCGGTGACGACGACGGGGACGTCGAGGCCTTCCTCGACGTCTTCCTCGTCGACTTCGGAGACGATGTTGTCGATGACGTAGTCGAGCAGGTTCTCGTAGTAAATCGAGAGCGCACCCTCGACGCCGCCGACGTCCGTCGTGAAGTCCAGTTCGAAGTCATCCTCCTTGATGGAGGTGACCTTGTCGACAGGCGTGCCCGTCGCGCGGGCGGCCTGCTCGTCGACCCAGTCGCCACCGCGGGCGACAGAGAACTTCATGACGGGGACTGCGTAGTAGGACAGACAGACGTTCGTCATGCCGGCACCGAAGGAGATGCCCAGTCCGGTGAAGTTGTTGTCTGCGAGTTCACTGTAGATGACGGACATCCCCTCATTGATCGGTTCGGAGTCGTATCCCATGTCGTCTAAGAACGACTCGATCGTTTTCTGGTGGTACAGCGTCGAGAGATCCGAGTCGATCGGATCGGCCGGCGAGGAGAAGTAGAGCTTCTCGTCAGGGTAGGCCGGCTCGCCGACGACCTGTTCGATGATGAGCTTCATCATCGGGATCGCGCTCTGCTCGTCGTTCGAGAGGATCCCGTGTTTCATCGGGCGGCGGGTCTCCTTGTTGAAGATGTTTGCAAAATTCAGGGCGTCGTCGCCGACGACGTACACCTTGTCGTCCTTGCGGATGTGCAGGACTTCGCTTCGCGAGAGCATCTGCTCGGCCATATCCGAGTACTCGATCTCTACGAAGGAGTTGCGCTGTTGCACGAATACCGTGTCGTTCCCATCCTGTTGTGCGGACAGAATGTTCATGGTTCCGACGTCTAGGCCTTTCGCCATGGTTGGGCAAGGCGGCCGATAGATTATAAATCTATGTACCTAAAACCTATCGGCCGAAATCCACAAAGAATTTAGTGTTAGAACACTCGACACGCCTACTCTCGGCGAACGGCGGACCGAACCCGTTCAAGTGCTGCGGCGAGCGGGGCCAGAAGGCCGTCAGCTGATCTCCCGCCGCTTGCGGCCTCGGTGCCGTCGGCCGCCGACTCCGACTGTCGCTGCTCGCGCAGTTCCTTCAACTTCGCCGTCTGATCGTCAACCGTCGATTGCGAGGTCGTCGTCTTCGTCTCACCGCCTTTCAGTCCCTTGAGGCCTTCGACCTGCGCGTCGACGCCGGTCGAGCGCGTTTTCTTCGTTCCCGCATCGGTGTCGACGGAGACGCTATCGAACTGATCCTCCGAGAAACTCAGGCGCTTGTGCTCGGTCTTCTCGACGCCACCCCAGGAGAGTTCGACGCCGTCCATCGCCTCGTCGATATCGCGTTCGATATCGGCATCCGTGTACTCGGGGCCGGTCTCTTCGTCTTCGTCCTCCTCACCAACCTCGACCGTCTCGACCTGGCGAGCCAACTCGAGATAGTGCGCGACGAGTGCGGCCCCAGTGGAGGCCGTGATCCCAGCGAGTCCGACCGCGTAGGTCGCCGTTACCTCGACAGTGTAGTCGGTCTCGCCCATGAAGTTCCAACTGTCGGGGTAGGCGTACAGGAACCCAGCCGTTGCGACGACGGTAATCGCCGCGCCGACCACCGAGACGCCGATAACGCGGCGATCAGCGGGTAAGAGGACGACGACGCCGAGGATCATCGCCGGAAGCGAGAGCATCCCGAGCGCGTACGCCGGTTGCGCCCACATGAAGTACGCCGCGTCTGCTCTGCTGAATGTGCTGCTCCAGAGAAAGAGCACCAGTGCGACCACCGCCAGGCCGATCCCACCCAGGAACAGGCCGAACCCGAGATAGACGTCCGTCCGGTTCTCGGGTTCGCCGATATACCGGCGATAGAGGTCGAAGAGATAGCCGTCTGTAGGCCGTTCCGCTGCCATTACCACCCCGTTTAGACTCCAGTACTATGACTGTTGGGTCGGGTTCGAAGAAAAGAGTGTCAGTGAAGAGAACTCGAGTACAATCATCCACGCCCACCACACTGAACGGTGAGTGCCGGCACCGGCGAGCGCTCACGTCCGAGAGGAGGTGACACGGAGAAGCGCCGCCGTTATACGTTCGTGGCCGTTAGGACGGCCAATGAGTCAGGAGTCGGAGTCAGAGTCGACGTACACCGAGGGGGACCTTCGGAACACCGGAATGCAGCTCAAGCACGACCGCGAGTGGGACTACGAACTCGATCGGATCATCGACGCCATCGAGGAACGCGACGCCGAGAAGGTCGGATTGCAGTTCCCCGAGGGCCTTAAGCGCCGCGGTCCGAAGGTAGCAGACGACCTGCGCGAACTCGCCGACGACGACGTGACGTTCATGCTCTCGGGCCAGCCCTGCTATGGAGCCTGTGACTTAGACACCTACCTGATGAAGCGCACCGACGTGTTCGTCCACTTCGGCCACTCGCCGATGAAGAACACGGACAAAGTCATCTACGTCCCGCTGTTCTCGAACGTCGAAGTGCTCCCGATTATGGAGGAGGCACTCGATACGCTCGAGGATCCAGAGGAGACTGCGGGCGTCGGCCTCGTGACGACGGCCCAGCACATGAACCGCTACGAGGAGATGTCGACGTTCCTCGAGGAGCAGGGCTACGAGGTTCACAGCCGCCGTGGCGACGAGCGACTCACCCACGAGGGGCAGGTTCTGGGGTGCAACTACGCGAGCGCGGATGTGCCCGCAGACCAGGTGCTCTACGTCGGCGGCGGGAAGTTCCACCCGCTCGGACTCGCGATGGAACACCCCGACAAGCACGTCGTCATCGGTGACCCGGTCAACAACGTCGTCACCGTTGCGGACACGGAGAAGTTCATGAAGCAGCGCTACGCCTCGGTGCACAAGGCGATGGACGCCCAGAAGTGGGGCGTCATCTTCTGCACTAAGATCGGCCAGGGTCGCTGGGACCAGGCCCAACAGATACTCGAGAACAACGACGACGCCTACCTCATCACGATGGACGAGGTTACTCCTGACCGCCTCCGGAACTTCGACATGGACGCGTTCGTCAACACTGGCTGTCCGCGGATCACGACAGACGACGGCCCGCAGTTCTACAAGCCAATGCTCACGCCCGGTGAGTACGAGATTGCCGTCGGGAACAAGCCACTCGACGAGCTTTCGTTCGACACGTTCCACGGGACCTGGTAGTCACAGCGTTTCTGGCACTCCGCTTCGACTCCGCTGTTTCTCGCCTGCGTGATTCTTGAGTCTTGATTTGCGACCAGTCCAACGTTCCTCCGTTCCACCGTGGTGATTGCTCCAGCAGCGCAGTCGCCACCGACGACACAGTAACACTTACCCAACCAGTCCGCCCATCAGCAACTATGATCCAGAGCGACTGGGGAGACTGGCTCGTACGTGACGTCGAAGACGCCTCGCCGAACGGCGTCTCCATCTGGTATCTCGGCTGTAACGGCTTCATCCTCAAGGGAAGCGACGAGACAACGATCTACATCGATCCGTACGTCGGACTCGGCGATCCGCCGCGGACGGTCCGGATGATCCCTGTCCCGTTCGATCCCGAGGACGTCGACGAGGCCGATGCTGTGCTCGCGACGCACGAACACACCGACCACGTTCACGGCCCGAGTCAGGCACCAATTCTTGCGAATACGGGCGCGACGTTCTACGCACCCGACGACAGCCTCGCGGTCGCGCGCGAAGAGGAATCGTGGACCGACGAGTGGGACGTCGACGAGGAGCAGTTCAGCGAGGTCAGCGAGGGTGACACGGTCGAGGTCGGCGAGTTCACCATCCACGTCGAAGTGGCGAACGACCCCGACGCGAGCCATCCCGTGAGCTACGTCATCGAACACGACGCCGGCACGTTTTTCCACGGCGGCGACACCAAACCGAGCGACGAGTTCGACCGCATCGGCACGGCGTACGACATCGATCTGGGCGTGCTCGCGTTCGGTACCGTTGGCCAGATTCCCGACAAGGAAACCCGCGAACCGAAGCGGACGCGCTGGTACAACGACGAAAACCAGATCGTCGAGGCCGCCGCCGCGCTCGAACTCGACCGACTCGCGCCGAGCCACTGGGACATGTGGAAGGGGCTCACCTCGGATCCGACGGTGCTCCACCACCACGCACAGAGCTTCGAGTACCCACAACGGCTCGATATCATCGAGATCGGCGACCGGATCGAACTCGAACCGTAGCAACGGACCGCTGGGGTCCTGTCAGTCTTACTGTCGCAATCTGACATCGTCGATTCGGACGCGACGAGCGAACCCTGCAGGAACGATCGGACCGCCGTGACTGTCCGTATCATTTATAGTAATGGTCTAGTAACGTTGGTCCCATGAGTAACACCGCCGACACGGACGACGTGGTCGAGGTCAGTGCTGACGGGCTCACCGTCCGAAAAACGTTCGCGGCGGACGAGTTTCCCGTACCTGCGCTGCGCTTCGAGATCGAATCGGAGCACGACGAGCAGGTCGCGTTTCGACTCTCCGAAGACATTCCCGAATCGTTTCCGATGGACAAGGTTGGGTTCCATCCCGAATACTATAGCGACGACTGGACTGCTTTCCAGGACAATCGCGTCGAGTTTACCCACACGATCGACACCGACGAACAGCTCGTGACGGTGTACGGCATCCGGATCGACGACGAATCGGTCGTCCCTGATTTCCTCAGTGAACCAGAGATCGTCGAAGTCAGCTCCGAAGCCGACGCGAGCAGCGACGGTGACGAAATCGACGACGCGGTCATCGACAGTATCGTCTCCGACGAGCGCACGCAGGCGGTCAAAGACATGATTGCCGGCGACTCCGGCTCCGTGCCTGGACTCGAAAACGACCAGCCTGACGACGCTGTGGCTGCAGACAGTTCGGGTCTCGAAGCCGAAGGCGATGCCGACGAAGATAGCGATAGTGACGACGGCGACGGAGACAGTGAGGGCGAGGGCGAGGGTGACATCGAACTCGAACTCGAGGGCGAAACTGACGCACTCGATCTATCCGACGACGATGGACCAGAACTCGACAACTCCGGCGACCTGGATCTCGACCTGGGCGATGTCGAGATTCCCGACCCTGACGACGCCGACGACGGTGACACGGACGACGCCCCGGACATCGACCTTGGCTTTGACGACGACGAGATTTCGGACCTCGACGCAGACGAGACGATCTCGAGTGCACTCTCGGCTGAAACAGCCGACGACGCTGACGAGGACGAAGCGCTCGAACTCGAATCCGAGTCCGACGACGAGCCAGGTCTCGAACTCGAACTCGACGATGCTGACGAGGACGAAGCGCTAGAGACGGATCTCGAAGACGAGACCGACGAGGATGCAGTAGAGGGTGAGGAAGAGGGCGAAGACGAAGGCGAATCCGCAGCCGTCGAGACTGACGACGACACAGAACTCGCCGAGCCGACAGAAGCAGACGAAATCGACGAGGAAGTTGCTGAGGACGGTGAAGTCGACATTGACGACACGGACGACATCGACTCCGACTCCGACGACGAAACGACTGTTGGCGACACCGAACTCGATTCTGACGACGCTGTCGACGCCGGCGAGACGGACGATGATCCATCCGAAGGAGCCGCCGACGAAACAGCCGCCGACGAAACAGCCGCCGACGAAACAGCCGCCGCCGAAGCAGCCGCCGACGAAACAGTGACCGCAGACGACACAGACACAACACCCGCTGCATCCGGAACGGAAGACAGCACGAGCCTCGCCAGTCAACTCGCAGCCGAACTCCGCAACGACGAACTCGCAGACGACGACCTCACCGTCATTCGCGAGGCACTCACGTCTAGTTCCGACGACACGGACAACGAGGCAGAGGCCGACACAGACGACACACTCCCCGCCGGCGTCCAGCAGGCGAAGCTCAGCCATCTCCAGTCCCGCGTCGAGGAGGTCGCCGCCTACACCAACGCACTCGAGTCCTTCCTCGGCGAGAACGGCACCGACGAACAGATCATCGAGGAGTTCCGCGGCGAA
The DNA window shown above is from Natrialba magadii ATCC 43099 and carries:
- the dph2 gene encoding diphthamide biosynthesis enzyme Dph2 is translated as MSQESESESTYTEGDLRNTGMQLKHDREWDYELDRIIDAIEERDAEKVGLQFPEGLKRRGPKVADDLRELADDDVTFMLSGQPCYGACDLDTYLMKRTDVFVHFGHSPMKNTDKVIYVPLFSNVEVLPIMEEALDTLEDPEETAGVGLVTTAQHMNRYEEMSTFLEEQGYEVHSRRGDERLTHEGQVLGCNYASADVPADQVLYVGGGKFHPLGLAMEHPDKHVVIGDPVNNVVTVADTEKFMKQRYASVHKAMDAQKWGVIFCTKIGQGRWDQAQQILENNDDAYLITMDEVTPDRLRNFDMDAFVNTGCPRITTDDGPQFYKPMLTPGEYEIAVGNKPLDELSFDTFHGTW
- a CDS encoding MBL fold metallo-hydrolase, with the protein product MIQSDWGDWLVRDVEDASPNGVSIWYLGCNGFILKGSDETTIYIDPYVGLGDPPRTVRMIPVPFDPEDVDEADAVLATHEHTDHVHGPSQAPILANTGATFYAPDDSLAVAREEESWTDEWDVDEEQFSEVSEGDTVEVGEFTIHVEVANDPDASHPVSYVIEHDAGTFFHGGDTKPSDEFDRIGTAYDIDLGVLAFGTVGQIPDKETREPKRTRWYNDENQIVEAAAALELDRLAPSHWDMWKGLTSDPTVLHHHAQSFEYPQRLDIIEIGDRIELEP
- a CDS encoding zf-TFIIB domain-containing protein, whose amino-acid sequence is MECPRCQGSLEELSLGEVSTVSCPHCAYADIPVEHERPPEERESWRDAFNRFYDG
- a CDS encoding ABC transporter permease — translated: MGLFSPFVRTRAVIGIALAQLRRSPGRTVLAVLAVTLSVLAITLLASLGVGVVEVGETGLDNADRDIWVSSDPVDPSADGAENPIPDAHGTSAALTERDDISSAAPLAMHQVYVGTEPDQLERTTAVGVQETHDGFDFEAGSGFDRAELPDEGERPTDPQTAEIVLDPQVADDAGADVGDTVYVGTSRQTAPEYEFTVVGIASYYSQFLGTPAATVPLPDLQIVAGTTGTDRATFITADVADGADQEAVRDDLATEYPEYDVRTSDEQIEAMVAEQPLVLASGMTLVGLAVVGGSVLTINLFALMVTQQRRELAALRAIGLSRGLLSGMIAVQGLVIGLLGGIVGVAATPLLADGLNRVALSLVGFENLLRTPVEVYVAGFALALSVGTVVAGITGWRVGRTLKLEHLEQ
- a CDS encoding ABC transporter permease yields the protein MADSRGPSDERRKNGEHGDEDEGDPVTEAFDARETSRTRWVGLLRLSIARLWRRATKTTSGRIIATIAAVAMTVALLVLVTGIALALADGGTTSENDATAQIVPESADLLASVNGVEGARLGETNERAATIRDEPGVDHSSPVLIEPVRLEHDGGEDSPQTVLLVGVVPDDESRTVAGLSTAALESGDPHYADGSYTGPQRGEVVLSSAAADRLDATQDDDLAVSSSQFEAMDVESPAITVTAVEESDGESGDEDTPVALVHLSELQTFAGASEGELADQVLVWGEDDAATAAANGAYPDETVDAPDTTHPSLLFDDGLAFVTSALALLVGVTICAAFVATTAGMTVNEDRRMLAVLESVGFPTHSRLAVVAISTQVLTLCGAVLGGVLGILAIHGVNGVASAGGAPGAVAQAHPLFVPYAVVIAFVAGLVAIPYPLVVAARTSVLAEVSR
- a CDS encoding METTL5 family protein, producing the protein MAGRSRRTLARELESIADFESPSPSLEQYLTPPEIAAHIAHLAGLQDDLERPVVDLGTGTGMLATAAALAGAGQVLGVDLDSDALALARENAARVGVASQTDWIRADVSRQPLPFSFSSARSSQSATVLSNPPFGAQRGNRHADREFLETARSLASVSYTIHNEGSQEFVESYAADEGGTVTHAFRAAFPIERRFEFHTAESEELAAEVFRVEWE
- a CDS encoding ABC transporter ATP-binding protein, producing the protein MIHRVLGTLASSASQAADDHRTPPAVRLADVTHEYGTGGSRFRSGDRRTVTALRNVSVDIQPGEIVGLEGPSGSGKSTILHLVAGLLVPTSGSVELHGTELSALSNRKRTRVRRQHVGIVFQHFHLLPSLSARANVALPLVQTGVSKRKRRRRATELLERVGLGDRTTHLPSELSGGECQRVAIARSLATDPDVVIADEPTGELDTATGETVLELLTDIGRERAVVLASHDEATLAVADRVLTLRDGRVVSDGG
- a CDS encoding DUF7139 domain-containing protein; protein product: MAAERPTDGYLFDLYRRYIGEPENRTDVYLGFGLFLGGIGLAVVALVLFLWSSTFSRADAAYFMWAQPAYALGMLSLPAMILGVVVLLPADRRVIGVSVVGAAITVVATAGFLYAYPDSWNFMGETDYTVEVTATYAVGLAGITASTGAALVAHYLELARQVETVEVGEEDEDEETGPEYTDADIERDIDEAMDGVELSWGGVEKTEHKRLSFSEDQFDSVSVDTDAGTKKTRSTGVDAQVEGLKGLKGGETKTTTSQSTVDDQTAKLKELREQRQSESAADGTEAASGGRSADGLLAPLAAALERVRSAVRRE
- a CDS encoding disk-shape morphogenesis protein volactin; its protein translation is MAKGLDVGTMNILSAQQDGNDTVFVQQRNSFVEIEYSDMAEQMLSRSEVLHIRKDDKVYVVGDDALNFANIFNKETRRPMKHGILSNDEQSAIPMMKLIIEQVVGEPAYPDEKLYFSSPADPIDSDLSTLYHQKTIESFLDDMGYDSEPINEGMSVIYSELADNNFTGLGISFGAGMTNVCLSYYAVPVMKFSVARGGDWVDEQAARATGTPVDKVTSIKEDDFELDFTTDVGGVEGALSIYYENLLDYVIDNIVSEVDEEDVEEGLDVPVVVTGGTSSPSGFEALFRDHLEDASIPFSISDVTHANEPLYSVARGGLVAARSDEDIDHDDEEAEAAAASE